The following proteins are co-located in the Paraphotobacterium marinum genome:
- a CDS encoding efflux RND transporter permease subunit encodes MSLSEICIRKPILASVISLSLLLLGILGFMQLPLMYKPDIFQPSVQITVNLSGASPNLIANSITTPLETNLQSVEHVAHMSSSSQSGTSTITLDFETGITRDEFSQSLSEIQAQISSANLPNDADSPQITIAQPGSQGPNASMYIALITVPKDMNYYEFVSQIYNQTFRPQIQQLEGSGQNQMYPIAPDVLIQLNQTQLNNYNLSPQDVKSIIESATKDINLGSVVNKSTTIQLTFKQAATDNLDKIKNLIITTRDNTNIYLKDIAQVNIGFYKNDEAYIFANGQRSVLWMLSPSLNASPIEWGKRVQKEFNKVRSELPSGSKLIIMKNTVKAFQHSLNEVFETIIITIIAVALVTLLFIGQFKLSLIPTVTIPICLLGACMVLYMLGYSLNIYSLLAFVLAIGLVVDDAIIVLENAQRYQTSGKSVIETTIESLKTINFSIWGMTIVVAAIFVPLFFVPKSEQAVYMQQFAITLSISILISGLVAITLSPAMCAILLKNNKHSKFEQKLDSFFDRLTTQYQNILTWTIKNKWVPIAIFIGLVASSPLIFSKLPSVAEPAEYDGTIVGIMQAPEGTALLKTKELTQPLIKILNDNKYIEKTASISAQPILGTNGIILFGQMYSKYLNPQGQFLDIAKGLTGEMIMKKPLALSSAFVFPANINQPPGNPDNSLSFNLSGSSVTNLVKQANVIVERLKNNPNVLDAKLGAKFNNQEYQIQINYNEAARLKVAPAAIIDALNTNVGRTKLSNQYFFDGNAYNIFIGPNEDKLKDLSILKSIYVKNENNASVRLSQLVNIKRANSLKMISKESGSEYISINVTPKTGLPLSELIKSVTSVANSTLPKGYNLQPDYLLQKLQNENNTTIYISIACIIFIYLILAALFNSYKDPFIILLTVPLSVICALWGMLFIMKTPNFQPTLDLFSIIGILTLAGLISKHGILITKFANSLLDESKSVTEAVTKAATVRLRPILMTTATMILGAIPLFFSTGISENSHKEIACIIVIGLTLGTIFSLFIVPIAYCLFKRK; translated from the coding sequence ATGAGTCTCTCAGAAATTTGCATTAGAAAGCCCATTTTAGCGAGTGTCATTAGTTTGTCACTCCTCTTGTTGGGCATTTTAGGATTTATGCAACTTCCTTTAATGTATAAACCAGATATTTTCCAACCTTCAGTTCAAATCACTGTTAATTTATCTGGAGCTAGCCCTAATTTAATCGCTAATTCGATTACAACACCACTAGAAACCAACTTGCAAAGTGTTGAGCATGTCGCTCATATGAGCTCTTCATCGCAGTCAGGTACATCAACAATTACTTTAGATTTTGAGACAGGTATCACTAGAGATGAGTTTTCACAATCTCTCTCAGAAATTCAGGCACAAATATCATCTGCCAATTTACCTAATGATGCTGATAGCCCTCAAATTACTATTGCTCAACCTGGAAGTCAGGGACCAAATGCTAGTATGTATATAGCTCTCATTACAGTCCCCAAAGATATGAATTACTACGAATTTGTATCACAAATATATAACCAAACTTTTCGTCCCCAAATTCAGCAGCTAGAGGGTTCTGGTCAGAATCAGATGTATCCTATCGCTCCTGATGTTTTAATCCAATTAAATCAAACACAACTTAATAACTATAACCTGAGTCCGCAAGATGTCAAAAGCATAATAGAGTCAGCTACAAAAGATATTAATTTAGGCTCTGTAGTTAATAAATCAACAACCATTCAACTCACATTTAAACAAGCTGCTACAGATAACCTTGATAAAATTAAAAATCTAATTATAACAACTCGTGACAATACTAATATTTATCTAAAAGATATCGCTCAAGTTAATATAGGTTTCTATAAAAATGATGAAGCCTATATCTTTGCTAACGGCCAGAGATCTGTTTTATGGATGTTATCCCCATCATTAAATGCTAGCCCTATTGAGTGGGGAAAGCGAGTACAAAAAGAGTTTAATAAAGTAAGATCGGAGTTACCCAGTGGCTCTAAATTAATCATAATGAAGAATACAGTTAAGGCTTTTCAACACAGCTTAAATGAAGTGTTCGAAACAATAATAATAACTATTATAGCAGTAGCACTTGTCACATTATTATTTATTGGTCAATTTAAATTATCTTTAATTCCAACGGTTACGATCCCTATATGCTTACTCGGAGCGTGTATGGTTCTTTATATGCTTGGTTACTCTCTTAATATATACTCTTTACTTGCATTTGTTTTAGCGATTGGTCTTGTTGTTGACGATGCGATTATAGTATTAGAAAATGCGCAAAGATATCAAACTTCTGGAAAATCAGTTATTGAAACAACAATTGAAAGTCTTAAAACGATCAATTTTTCAATTTGGGGAATGACAATCGTGGTTGCTGCTATTTTTGTGCCATTGTTTTTTGTGCCCAAATCAGAACAAGCTGTTTATATGCAACAATTCGCAATAACACTGAGTATCTCTATTTTAATATCTGGATTAGTTGCCATAACGCTCTCACCAGCAATGTGTGCTATTTTATTAAAAAATAACAAACACTCTAAATTCGAGCAAAAATTAGACTCGTTTTTTGATAGACTAACGACACAATATCAAAACATTTTAACATGGACCATTAAAAACAAATGGGTCCCTATTGCAATATTTATTGGATTAGTTGCCTCTTCACCACTTATATTTAGTAAACTTCCATCTGTCGCGGAGCCGGCAGAATATGATGGAACTATTGTCGGAATCATGCAAGCACCTGAAGGTACGGCACTACTCAAAACAAAGGAGTTAACGCAGCCTTTAATAAAAATACTAAATGATAATAAATATATTGAAAAAACGGCCTCTATATCGGCTCAGCCAATATTAGGAACAAATGGAATTATATTATTTGGCCAAATGTACAGTAAATATCTAAACCCACAAGGTCAATTTCTAGATATTGCCAAAGGTCTAACTGGTGAAATGATAATGAAAAAACCATTGGCTTTATCAAGTGCATTCGTATTTCCCGCTAATATAAATCAACCTCCAGGCAATCCCGATAATTCCTTGAGTTTTAATTTATCTGGTAGTTCAGTCACAAATCTTGTTAAACAAGCTAACGTAATTGTTGAAAGGCTCAAAAACAATCCTAATGTATTAGATGCAAAGCTTGGTGCTAAATTTAATAATCAGGAATATCAAATACAAATAAATTATAATGAAGCTGCTAGATTAAAAGTTGCTCCTGCTGCAATTATTGATGCTTTAAATACTAATGTAGGGCGCACCAAATTATCCAATCAATATTTTTTTGATGGAAATGCCTATAACATATTTATAGGGCCTAACGAAGATAAATTAAAGGATTTAAGTATCTTAAAGTCCATCTATGTCAAAAATGAAAATAATGCATCCGTTAGGCTGAGTCAACTAGTAAATATTAAAAGGGCTAATTCATTAAAAATGATTAGTAAAGAAAGTGGTTCAGAATATATTTCTATTAATGTGACGCCAAAAACTGGTTTACCTTTGAGTGAATTGATAAAAAGTGTTACATCAGTTGCAAATAGCACCTTACCCAAGGGTTATAACCTTCAACCTGATTATCTTCTTCAAAAATTACAAAATGAAAATAACACCACTATCTATATATCTATAGCTTGTATTATTTTTATATATCTGATTCTTGCTGCACTATTTAATAGCTATAAAGATCCATTTATTATTCTTTTAACAGTCCCCTTAAGTGTTATTTGCGCATTATGGGGAATGCTATTTATTATGAAAACACCAAATTTTCAACCAACCCTAGATCTATTTAGTATTATTGGGATACTTACTCTAGCAGGGTTAATATCTAAGCATGGAATACTGATTACAAAGTTTGCAAACAGTCTATTGGATGAGTCTAAATCAGTTACTGAGGCTGTCACAAAAGCAGCAACTGTGAGATTAAGGCCAATTCTTATGACTACTGCAACAATGATACTCGGTGCAATCCCATTATTCTTTAGTACAGGTATTTCAGAAAATTCTCATAAAGAAATCGCTTGTATTATTGTTATCGGCTTAACTTTAGGAACTATTTTTTCACTATTTATAGTCCCCATTGCCTATTGCTTATTCAAAAGAAAGTAA
- a CDS encoding S-(hydroxymethyl)glutathione dehydrogenase/class III alcohol dehydrogenase: MSDKFIKSKAAIAWGPNEKLSVEEVDVMLPRKGEVLIKIVASGVCHTDAFTLSGADPEGIFPSILGHEGGGIVEMVGEGVTSVEVGDHVIPLYTPECGKCKFCLSGKTNLCQQIRETQGKGLMPDGTTRFYKDGQPIYHYMGCSTFSEYTVLPEISLAKVNPKAPLDEVCLLGCGVTTGMGAVLKTAKVQKGDTVAIFGLGGIGLSAIIGATMAGASRIIGVDINESKYELAKKLGATDCINPKNYDKPIQDVIVELTDGGVDFSFECIGNVDVMRSALECCHKGWGESVVIGVAGAGEEISTRPFQLVTGRVWRGSAFGGVKGRSELPGIVEQYMNGEFKLNDFITHKMPLEDINKAFDLMHEGKSIRSVIEL, from the coding sequence ATGTCAGATAAGTTTATTAAATCAAAAGCAGCAATTGCTTGGGGTCCTAATGAAAAGCTTTCAGTTGAAGAAGTTGATGTTATGTTACCTCGAAAAGGAGAAGTTTTAATTAAAATAGTCGCTTCAGGTGTATGTCATACAGATGCTTTTACTTTGTCGGGTGCAGATCCTGAAGGAATTTTCCCTTCAATTCTAGGTCACGAAGGTGGTGGGATTGTTGAGATGGTTGGTGAAGGCGTAACAAGTGTAGAGGTAGGCGATCACGTCATTCCTCTTTATACACCTGAGTGTGGAAAATGTAAATTTTGTCTTTCCGGTAAAACAAATCTATGTCAGCAAATAAGAGAAACTCAAGGTAAAGGTTTAATGCCTGATGGAACTACACGATTTTATAAAGATGGTCAACCAATATACCACTATATGGGTTGCTCGACTTTTTCAGAGTATACAGTTTTGCCTGAAATATCTTTAGCGAAAGTTAATCCAAAAGCACCTTTAGATGAAGTTTGTCTTTTAGGTTGTGGAGTCACGACTGGGATGGGGGCTGTTCTCAAAACAGCTAAAGTTCAAAAAGGAGATACAGTTGCAATTTTTGGTTTGGGAGGCATTGGATTATCCGCTATCATTGGCGCAACTATGGCTGGGGCAAGTCGTATCATTGGTGTAGATATTAATGAAAGTAAATACGAGCTGGCTAAAAAGTTAGGTGCAACAGATTGTATAAATCCTAAAAATTATGATAAACCCATTCAGGATGTAATTGTTGAGTTAACTGATGGTGGTGTTGATTTTTCTTTTGAATGTATTGGAAATGTTGATGTTATGCGATCAGCCTTAGAATGTTGTCATAAGGGATGGGGAGAATCAGTTGTAATTGGTGTAGCAGGCGCTGGAGAAGAAATTTCAACTAGACCATTTCAATTAGTAACAGGGCGTGTTTGGAGAGGGTCTGCCTTTGGTGGAGTTAAAGGACGTTCTGAATTACCTGGTATTGTCGAGCAATACATGAATGGTGAATTTAAGTTAAACGATTTTATTACTCATAAGATGCCACTGGAAGATATAAATAAAGCTTTTGATCTTATGCATGAAGGTAAGAGTATTCGTTCTGTTATTGAGCTATAA
- a CDS encoding DUF2937 family protein — translation MMKKIIEYSKLMILIGSVLVGIQLPSLVNNYKNALNSHFLESQSTLNSYQKDADKYFNGNLNDLISYYRSSKDRVFSSGGETIVNLYNRYNNLKKYNDILKKDNIKSYWIILKNPFPEIRHEVIINYDYKITLTPRAIATGLVIGFIIALFIEFILFICISFCKRFFFKYNNKLNITK, via the coding sequence ATGATGAAAAAAATAATTGAATATTCAAAATTAATGATACTTATTGGGAGCGTATTAGTTGGTATTCAACTCCCCTCTCTAGTAAACAACTATAAAAATGCATTAAACTCACATTTTTTGGAATCTCAAAGTACGCTCAATTCTTATCAAAAAGATGCTGATAAATATTTTAACGGTAACTTAAATGATCTTATTTCATATTATCGTTCTTCTAAAGATAGGGTGTTTTCCTCTGGTGGTGAAACCATTGTAAACTTATATAATAGATATAATAACCTCAAGAAATATAACGATATTTTGAAAAAAGACAACATCAAAAGCTATTGGATCATATTGAAAAATCCTTTTCCTGAAATTAGACATGAAGTTATCATTAATTATGATTACAAGATAACTTTAACTCCAAGAGCAATCGCAACCGGTTTAGTCATAGGTTTTATCATTGCACTATTTATCGAATTCATTTTGTTTATTTGTATCAGTTTCTGTAAAAGATTCTTTTTCAAATATAATAATAAATTAAATATAACCAAATAA
- a CDS encoding alpha/beta fold hydrolase — MKNCIENTFMNTSVKNQSYHINHFSISVPLDYSDQNSQNIDIHLEEITYKDNKENNLPYLVYIQGGPGFERPQIENISGWLDIALKSYKVLLFDQRGTGKSYPITNKLIQKIDTNKQLAFLSNFRADSIVRDLEAIREKLNVKQWALLGQSFGGFCIMTYLSHYPDSIIKAFVTGGIPPIDIHPDDVYRATFKKTKEKNKQFFNKYPDLQKKVQCIANFIQNNEVKLPNGQLFTVEQFQIAGMYLGQEGGAQKLHEIIDDGYNYLRANSLLSDAFLNEMLSIQVFQTNPLYIILHEAIYCEGFASNWSAESVRNSLEEFNFKVGSPFYFTGEMVFPWMLSQMKMLKHFEGVGNQIAQKNNWKHLYDINQLKNNKVPVAAFVYKEDMYVDYELSQQTIQHIANLTQIVHSSYEHNAIKIHGKEIFEALEKI, encoded by the coding sequence ATGAAAAATTGCATTGAAAATACTTTTATGAACACTTCTGTAAAAAATCAATCCTATCATATCAATCATTTTTCGATATCAGTTCCTTTGGACTACTCAGATCAAAACTCACAAAATATTGATATTCATTTAGAAGAAATAACTTACAAAGATAATAAAGAAAATAATTTACCTTACCTTGTGTATATACAAGGCGGACCTGGATTTGAACGGCCGCAGATAGAAAACATATCTGGTTGGTTAGATATAGCATTAAAATCTTACAAGGTTTTATTATTTGATCAAAGAGGCACAGGTAAAAGTTATCCTATAACGAATAAGCTCATACAAAAAATTGATACAAATAAACAACTTGCATTTCTTTCTAACTTTAGGGCAGATTCAATTGTCAGAGATTTAGAAGCAATCAGAGAAAAATTAAATGTTAAACAGTGGGCACTATTAGGGCAAAGTTTTGGCGGCTTTTGCATCATGACTTACTTATCTCACTATCCAGATTCAATTATTAAAGCATTTGTGACCGGTGGCATACCACCCATTGATATTCATCCAGATGATGTGTATAGAGCTACTTTTAAAAAAACGAAAGAAAAAAACAAACAATTTTTTAACAAATACCCTGATTTACAGAAGAAGGTACAGTGTATTGCTAATTTCATACAAAATAATGAGGTGAAGCTTCCTAACGGTCAACTATTTACAGTAGAGCAGTTTCAAATTGCTGGCATGTATCTGGGACAAGAAGGTGGCGCTCAAAAGCTGCATGAAATAATAGACGATGGTTATAATTACCTAAGAGCGAATTCTTTGCTTTCCGATGCTTTTTTAAATGAAATGTTATCCATTCAGGTCTTTCAAACAAATCCTTTATATATCATTTTACATGAAGCTATCTATTGTGAGGGCTTTGCTTCAAATTGGTCCGCAGAGTCTGTTCGAAATTCACTCGAAGAATTTAATTTTAAAGTTGGCTCGCCATTTTATTTTACAGGTGAAATGGTATTCCCTTGGATGCTTTCCCAAATGAAGATGTTGAAACATTTTGAAGGTGTAGGGAATCAAATAGCTCAAAAAAATAATTGGAAACATCTTTATGATATTAATCAATTAAAAAATAACAAAGTACCTGTTGCAGCATTTGTTTACAAAGAGGATATGTATGTAGACTATGAACTGTCACAACAAACCATTCAACATATTGCTAATTTAACCCAAATCGTTCATTCATCATATGAGCATAATGCTATAAAGATACATGGGAAAGAAATTTTTGAGGCCTTAGAAAAAATCTAG
- a CDS encoding DUF3392 domain-containing protein, with the protein MNTIISFLSNMGSYLTPWLHDISAGMVACLLVIFGADINKFIKKKLGAQNFILRTFVFIIVNAFVFGLVIIKLSPWVEYQLGSIPTEWMFLVVVGVFVFFGVWAQKNGQA; encoded by the coding sequence ATGAATACAATAATATCATTTTTATCTAATATGGGCTCCTATTTAACTCCGTGGCTTCATGATATATCCGCAGGTATGGTTGCATGCCTCTTAGTTATTTTTGGTGCTGATATTAATAAATTCATTAAGAAAAAACTGGGCGCTCAAAACTTTATTTTAAGAACATTCGTTTTTATTATTGTGAATGCCTTTGTTTTTGGTCTTGTCATCATAAAACTCTCACCTTGGGTTGAATATCAATTGGGAAGTATCCCAACAGAATGGATGTTTTTAGTTGTCGTTGGTGTTTTCGTTTTCTTTGGTGTTTGGGCACAAAAAAATGGTCAAGCTTAG
- the lepB gene encoding signal peptidase I, whose protein sequence is MLNFNTADLFSAGLTILTFVCFVFWLRERKKKKMAVLAESNVSEAKPPKKKQTTSEFLASLFTVLFIVWFIRSFVFEPFQIPSGSMMPTLLPGDFILVQKFSYGIYDPVFHQKIIPTGEPHRGDIAVFTDPSNPKINLIKRIIGLPGDTIVYKDHQLYIKKACHSADKTCNNKLEAVPKTFLKQSSYISEMTNEPMDEYKEQLGKVAHHILITPNLPPNIAEYLPPIYHQKNEPYDTWVVPKGHYFAMGDNRDNSLDSRYWGFLSEQELIGKATFIWISFDFKKDSWIPSGVRFNRIGTIN, encoded by the coding sequence ATGTTAAATTTTAATACGGCAGATTTGTTTTCTGCTGGGTTAACAATACTTACTTTTGTCTGTTTTGTTTTTTGGCTGCGTGAGCGTAAAAAGAAAAAAATGGCTGTATTAGCTGAATCTAACGTATCGGAAGCAAAGCCTCCAAAAAAGAAACAAACAACCAGTGAGTTTTTAGCATCTCTTTTTACAGTCTTATTCATTGTCTGGTTTATTCGAAGTTTTGTATTTGAGCCTTTCCAAATTCCTTCTGGCTCTATGATGCCAACGTTACTTCCTGGTGACTTCATTCTCGTGCAAAAGTTTTCTTATGGCATATATGATCCCGTTTTTCATCAGAAAATAATCCCAACTGGAGAGCCTCATCGAGGGGATATCGCTGTATTTACCGATCCAAGTAATCCTAAAATTAATCTGATTAAAAGAATTATTGGTTTGCCTGGCGACACCATTGTTTATAAAGATCATCAACTTTACATTAAAAAAGCATGTCACTCAGCAGATAAAACCTGTAATAATAAACTTGAAGCAGTGCCGAAAACATTCTTGAAGCAAAGCTCTTATATTAGTGAAATGACCAATGAGCCTATGGATGAATACAAAGAGCAACTGGGTAAAGTTGCCCACCATATTTTAATTACACCCAATTTGCCTCCAAATATTGCTGAGTATTTACCGCCTATTTATCATCAAAAAAATGAGCCTTATGATACCTGGGTCGTTCCAAAGGGACACTATTTTGCGATGGGAGATAATCGAGATAATAGTCTTGATAGTCGCTATTGGGGCTTTTTATCTGAGCAAGAGCTAATTGGTAAAGCGACCTTTATTTGGATCAGCTTTGATTTCAAAAAGGATTCTTGGATACCTTCAGGGGTTAGATTCAATAGAATTGGAACTATTAATTAA
- a CDS encoding LysR family transcriptional regulator — MSFDGITEFVAVADCLSFTKAAKELNVSAAHVSRKIHFLESKLKVKLFYRSTRKVSLTTEGSLFYKHASQLVTNLENAENEIFNLNNTPKGLIKITAPVTLGEEYILPMLNNFIKENSDMQSKAYLTNNNIDIISEGYDLAIRIGKLPDSNLIAIKIGSRANYVCASPNYLKKFGHPVHFQDIKKHKCLQSNVNLNYWLFYENRQEQKVKLHSHIIYNSGKAILDAAIKGLGLCRLPSYYLNEYIHKHKLIRVLKQYETPSETIWALYPNRTNLPIKVSKFVSYLKVNFKQLDVITQ; from the coding sequence ATGAGCTTTGATGGAATTACTGAATTTGTTGCGGTAGCAGATTGCCTCAGCTTCACAAAAGCAGCTAAAGAGCTAAATGTCTCTGCTGCACATGTTAGCAGAAAAATTCATTTTCTTGAAAGTAAACTCAAAGTAAAGCTTTTTTATCGTTCAACAAGGAAAGTTTCTCTTACAACAGAAGGTAGCCTTTTCTATAAACATGCAAGCCAGTTAGTTACAAATTTAGAAAATGCTGAAAATGAGATTTTTAATTTAAATAATACGCCTAAAGGATTAATAAAGATCACTGCGCCTGTAACGCTAGGAGAGGAATATATCCTTCCCATGCTAAATAACTTCATAAAAGAAAATTCTGATATGCAATCAAAGGCTTATTTAACAAATAATAACATTGATATCATTTCAGAAGGATATGATTTGGCTATTAGGATTGGCAAATTACCTGATTCAAATTTGATTGCAATCAAGATAGGATCTCGAGCAAACTATGTCTGTGCTTCTCCCAATTATTTAAAGAAATTTGGCCACCCTGTTCATTTTCAAGATATTAAAAAACACAAATGCTTACAATCTAATGTTAATTTGAATTACTGGCTTTTCTATGAAAATAGACAAGAACAAAAGGTAAAACTTCATTCTCATATCATCTATAACAGCGGTAAAGCTATTTTAGATGCAGCCATTAAAGGACTTGGTTTGTGTCGTTTGCCTAGTTATTATCTGAATGAATACATTCATAAACATAAACTCATCCGTGTCTTAAAGCAATATGAAACGCCCAGTGAAACAATCTGGGCGCTTTATCCAAATCGAACAAATTTGCCTATAAAAGTCTCAAAATTTGTAAGCTATTTGAAAGTAAACTTCAAACAGCTAGACGTCATTACTCAATAA
- a CDS encoding efflux RND transporter periplasmic adaptor subunit, with the protein MFKTSFKKKYIILFVLLLSVFFIYQYFIKSSAPKAPKFPAQPVTVMSASQKVFPLSIDAQGIVISGQNLMLTSKTSGTIKKIYVKPGQYVKKGDLLVQIDDSKEIEALQNREQAFQTANKNYNRYEKLVKSGVVSLSDVEDKLDKYKDTISLLAEAKKDLQDTKIIAPFSGQIGLIANTKTTNNNNDTILTEGSYVEVNSEIVSLSNNQEQFIEYSIPQKYRQDLFIGQKVSFEDSNGHKINSKVSYISPNISPDTNAYKLRAPIPQQDNAKFVTGMYVDAEQLLNPNYKSFYIPALSLVTALTGNYVYVVENNKVVQKPITIESQIGDTILIKSGIKKGDLIVTSSIDSVSNGANVQVIPKNAKGGK; encoded by the coding sequence ATGTTTAAAACGTCTTTTAAAAAGAAATATATTATTCTTTTTGTGTTACTTTTAAGTGTATTTTTCATATACCAATATTTTATTAAAAGCTCTGCACCCAAAGCACCAAAGTTCCCGGCACAGCCTGTAACAGTAATGTCCGCCTCTCAAAAAGTATTTCCTTTAAGCATAGATGCTCAAGGTATAGTTATTTCAGGACAAAACTTAATGCTTACATCTAAAACATCTGGCACTATTAAAAAGATTTATGTCAAGCCTGGACAATATGTAAAAAAAGGTGATCTTTTAGTTCAAATCGATGACTCTAAAGAGATAGAAGCTTTACAAAATCGAGAACAAGCCTTTCAGACAGCGAATAAAAATTATAATAGATATGAAAAACTAGTAAAATCTGGTGTTGTTTCACTTTCTGATGTTGAAGACAAGCTAGATAAATATAAAGACACTATATCTTTGTTAGCAGAAGCTAAGAAAGATCTTCAAGATACAAAGATAATCGCTCCTTTTAGTGGTCAGATTGGATTAATCGCAAATACAAAAACTACCAATAACAACAATGATACTATTTTAACAGAAGGCTCTTACGTAGAAGTAAATAGTGAGATTGTATCTCTTTCCAATAATCAAGAACAATTTATTGAATATTCTATACCTCAAAAATATCGTCAAGATCTATTTATAGGCCAAAAAGTATCTTTTGAAGACTCCAATGGACATAAAATAAACTCAAAAGTGTCTTATATTTCGCCTAACATTTCACCTGATACCAACGCATATAAGCTTAGGGCTCCAATCCCTCAACAAGATAATGCAAAGTTTGTAACAGGCATGTATGTTGATGCAGAACAATTATTAAATCCAAATTATAAATCATTTTACATACCGGCTCTGAGTTTGGTAACAGCCTTAACGGGTAATTATGTTTATGTTGTTGAAAATAATAAAGTAGTTCAAAAGCCCATTACAATTGAATCACAAATTGGCGATACTATATTAATCAAAAGTGGTATAAAAAAAGGTGATTTAATTGTCACAAGCTCAATAGATAGTGTTTCAAACGGCGCAAATGTTCAGGTTATACCTAAAAATGCAAAAGGAGGAAAATAA